A genome region from Pseudorca crassidens isolate mPseCra1 chromosome 20, mPseCra1.hap1, whole genome shotgun sequence includes the following:
- the POP4 gene encoding ribonuclease P protein subunit p29 isoform X2 — MPRMSRQAQEDHLQRKAVVLEYFTHRKQKEKKKKSKGLSAKQRRELRLFDINPEQQRYSLFLPLHELWKQYIRDLCNGLKPDMQPQMIQAKLLKADLHGAIVSVTKSKCPSYVGITGILLQETKHIFKIITKEDRLKVIPKLNCVFTVEIDGFISYIYGSKFQLRSSERSAKKFKAKGTIDL, encoded by the exons ATGCCCCGCATGAGCCGACAAGCCCAGGAGGACCACCTGCAACGCAAGGCCGTTGTTCTGGAGTACTTCACTCACCggaagcagaaggaaaagaaaaagaaatctaaaggCCTCTCTGCCAAGCAGAGGAGGGAGCTGCGGCTCTTTGACATTAATCCAGAGCAACAGAG GTACAGtctttttctccctctgcatGAACTCTGGAAACAGTACATCCGGGATCTGTGCAATGGTCTCAAACCAGACAT GCAGCCACAGATGATTCAGGCCAAGCTTTTAAAGGCAGATCTTCATGGCGCTATTGTTTCAG TTACAAAATCCAAGTGCCCCTCCTACGTGGGCATTACAGGAATCCTTCTACAGGAAACAAagcacattttcaaaattatcacTAAAGAAGACCGCCTGAAAG TTATCCCCAAGCTAAACTGTGTGTTCACTGTGGAGATCGATGGCTTTATTTCCTACATTTATGGGAGCAAATTCCAGCTGCGGTCAAGTGAGCGGTCTGCGAAGAAGTTCAAAGCAAAGGGAACAATTGACTTGTGA
- the POP4 gene encoding ribonuclease P protein subunit p29 isoform X1 — translation MNSVIYHALSQKDAKEFDIQHPGTQRAEAFVRAFLKRSMPRMSRQAQEDHLQRKAVVLEYFTHRKQKEKKKKSKGLSAKQRRELRLFDINPEQQRYSLFLPLHELWKQYIRDLCNGLKPDMQPQMIQAKLLKADLHGAIVSVTKSKCPSYVGITGILLQETKHIFKIITKEDRLKVIPKLNCVFTVEIDGFISYIYGSKFQLRSSERSAKKFKAKGTIDL, via the exons ATGAACA GTGTGATCTACCATGCCCTTTCTCAGAAAGATGCAAAAGAGTTCGACATTCAG CACCCAGGAACCCAGCGGGCCGAGGCCTTTGTGAGGGCCTTCCTGAAGCGGAGCATGCCCCGCATGAGCCGACAAGCCCAGGAGGACCACCTGCAACGCAAGGCCGTTGTTCTGGAGTACTTCACTCACCggaagcagaaggaaaagaaaaagaaatctaaaggCCTCTCTGCCAAGCAGAGGAGGGAGCTGCGGCTCTTTGACATTAATCCAGAGCAACAGAG GTACAGtctttttctccctctgcatGAACTCTGGAAACAGTACATCCGGGATCTGTGCAATGGTCTCAAACCAGACAT GCAGCCACAGATGATTCAGGCCAAGCTTTTAAAGGCAGATCTTCATGGCGCTATTGTTTCAG TTACAAAATCCAAGTGCCCCTCCTACGTGGGCATTACAGGAATCCTTCTACAGGAAACAAagcacattttcaaaattatcacTAAAGAAGACCGCCTGAAAG TTATCCCCAAGCTAAACTGTGTGTTCACTGTGGAGATCGATGGCTTTATTTCCTACATTTATGGGAGCAAATTCCAGCTGCGGTCAAGTGAGCGGTCTGCGAAGAAGTTCAAAGCAAAGGGAACAATTGACTTGTGA